The sequence GGTGTGCCTATGATGAGAGTGGCAATCAATGGCCTTGGTCGTATCGGCCGAGCCACATTCAAAATTCTGGCGAACATACCTGAACTCGAGCTGGTGGCCATCAACGATCCAGCTCCTGCTGATCAACTGGCATACCTGCTCAATCACGACACCGTGTATGGTCGATACCACATTCGGGTGAAAGCCGATCAGGAGACCATCACGATGGCCGACCGCCGGTATGCGCTTCTTGCCGAACAGGACCCGCTCTGTCTGCCCTGGAAGGACCTGAGGATCGACGTCGTCTTTGAATGTTCAGGGCAGTTCAACACCAGAGCCACGCTCTCAAAACATCTCGAGGCCGGAGCAAAGCGGGTGATTCTCTCGGCACCGGCCAAAGATGAGGATATCCCGACCGTTATTTACGGCGTGAACGCATACGATGAAAAAGCCGGGCCGATCGTGTCGTGTGCCAGCTGCACGACGAATTGCGTGACACCGATCGTGGAAATCATTCAACGCCGTCTGGGTGTGCAAAAGGCGGTGATGACGACGACACACGCATACACCGCCAGCCAGGCACTGGTTGACGGACAACACAAGAGCCGGCGTCGCGGGCGAGCTGCGGCTGCCAATCTTGTCCCATCGTTCACGGGTGCCGCTGTGGCGACGACACGTGCCTTGCCCGATCTCAGAGGACGCTTTCAGGGTGCGGCCGTCCGGGTGCCCGTCCCGATTTGTTCGCTCTCTGATATCGTGATGCTGACGGAGCAGGAGACCAGTGTCTCCGAGGTCAACGATATCTTTTTAGAAGAGGCGCGGAGCGATCGGTATGCCGGTGTGCTGGGTGTCACGGAAGATCCGATCGTGTCTTCCGACATCATTCAGGATTCGCGCGCGTCGATCGTCGATGTCGACATGACGCAGGTCGTGGATGGCAATCTGGTCAAGGTTATGAGTTGGTATGACAATGAGTGGGGCTATGCCAGCCAAATGGTCCGACAGGCGCTTTCGATGGTGCTGGTCGTGCCCGTCGAGAGCTGATGCTGATGAGCGTGTGAAAGCCAAACGCTCTTCTTGGGGAAAAGTCTTTTGTTGGGCTTGCCTGCCACAGTGAGACTGTGAACTCCAAGGGGAACCATCGATGGTCAAGCTACTGTGAAACCAAGCTCCTGATCTGAGGACAGCCTGTCCACCGTGGGACAGAATTTCCCACCAAGATCTCTGGCTCAAATATAGCTCGATACTGCACGCGCCGAAGCAGCCGTCGCGTATCACCGATGCAAACATGCACGCTCTCATACATGTAATCTGCCAATCGCTTCGTGCGATCGCTCTAGGTCCGAAGGTTGCATTAGAGAAAAATGAATTGAGAGAGACTTACGCGTTGACCGATTCGAAGAAGAGCAAAGAGATGGTGACGAAAGAGGCTTCTCAGTTATAGCAGAGCTCAGAAGCCGGCAACAGAGTGAAACAATGAGATATCAAACAAGCTTTGCCTGGAAAATCATTACTATATCGATGATCTATTCAATGTTGATAGGAGGTATCGTACTTGGTGAGTTATGCACCGGATTGGCAGCTGACGTCTTTCCGACTCCGCCTGCACCTGAGAACCGCGAGGATGTCCCTTCTCCCGGGTCGGATCTTCCACCAGAGAAACGGCCCAGTATTGACCCTGGGATCGTCATCACCCCTCCTGGAGAACCACATCCGGATTCAGTGGTAGACCCACCGGTCATTGATCCGGATATGTCGATTCATCCTCAGGATGCTCCTACAACTGAAAAGCCTTCGCTTCAGACACCACCACCTTCAAAACCTCCGGAGAAACCACCGTCACAATAAGCACAATTGATCATAAGGTTTCTACACATGAGTAGCGAGCTTTGGTGTGGGCAATCCTAACTAGGGTTGTGACCAGGACACACACTCAACTCGACAATTTATCATAAAATCACGAAAAGGCGTCGTAGTGATGCACCTGACTTGCATTGCGTGCGAAAAGGAGACACGTGCATGAATGGCCATGCGATATCCAGTCAACCAGTGAGAATACCCAGCGTACAATACTCGGTCACACAATGGACGGTTGTATTTCTCCTGTCGTTGCTGATTCCCATCCTGGCTGCCACAATTAACAGCGGAGCCGACCAAGGGGAAGTCGTGTCAGGGGTCCTGGAATCCGTCAGTCTTGAATCAAGTACCGTTCGGCTCCGCAATCCTCTCGGGCAACCGATTATCCTGAAAATCAGGAAACCTCACTTGCTCGACCATGTGACGGTTGGAGACCGTGTCACAGTCGTCGTGAATGAGGATCACGAAATTATGAAGCTAATCGAGACCCCTATACCAGAACTACCTCCACCGAATAGCCAGTGAGGCCTACGCTCCAGTATAGAGCCAGGACCACCGGTCTGGCTCGATTCCTTTCCCTACCTCAGCCCCTCGGTCGATTCGCATCTCAATTGCGATTCGAACTCTCGTCTCATCATTGGGGGAACGCAGTCTTCGAAGGTTGTCGCCGGACACTGACTTGCGAGTCGTCCATCATGA is a genomic window of Candidatus Nitrospira kreftii containing:
- a CDS encoding Glyceraldehyde-3-phosphate dehydrogenase, whose protein sequence is MMRVAINGLGRIGRATFKILANIPELELVAINDPAPADQLAYLLNHDTVYGRYHIRVKADQETITMADRRYALLAEQDPLCLPWKDLRIDVVFECSGQFNTRATLSKHLEAGAKRVILSAPAKDEDIPTVIYGVNAYDEKAGPIVSCASCTTNCVTPIVEIIQRRLGVQKAVMTTTHAYTASQALVDGQHKSRRRGRAAAANLVPSFTGAAVATTRALPDLRGRFQGAAVRVPVPICSLSDIVMLTEQETSVSEVNDIFLEEARSDRYAGVLGVTEDPIVSSDIIQDSRASIVDVDMTQVVDGNLVKVMSWYDNEWGYASQMVRQALSMVLVVPVES